Proteins encoded together in one Kitasatospora albolonga window:
- a CDS encoding EamA family transporter, whose product MNVLLSAAFVLCWSSGFIGAKLGAGSASAVTVLMWRFLPLTVVLIAVAVTVTRASWRGLSARDVGRQAVIGALSQSGYLLTVYYAIQLGVSTGTTALIDGVQPLVAGALAGPLLHQFVSRRQWLGLGLGAAGVAVVTLADASAGPGVARWAYAVPFVGMLALVAATFLEGRSPARVAPSVSLTVHCATSTVVFTALAVGTGAARPPAEASFWVAIGWLVALSTFGGYGLYWLILRRSGVTAVNTLMFLMAPVTAVWGALMFDEPFGPRTALGLALGLAAVVIVRRGDRSSGGGRDRPCGPVSVGRGRSGPATGRRPPPAGPRRGRPPAGRPS is encoded by the coding sequence GTGAACGTCCTTCTCTCGGCCGCCTTCGTGCTGTGCTGGAGCTCCGGGTTCATCGGGGCCAAGCTCGGTGCGGGCAGCGCGTCCGCCGTCACGGTCCTGATGTGGCGGTTCCTGCCGCTGACCGTGGTCCTGATCGCCGTCGCGGTGACCGTCACACGGGCGTCCTGGCGGGGCCTTTCGGCCCGGGACGTGGGGCGGCAGGCCGTGATCGGCGCGCTGTCGCAGAGCGGCTATCTGCTCACCGTCTACTACGCGATCCAGCTCGGCGTCTCCACCGGCACCACGGCTCTGATCGACGGGGTCCAGCCCCTGGTGGCCGGGGCGCTCGCCGGGCCCCTGCTCCATCAGTTCGTCTCGCGGAGGCAGTGGCTGGGCCTGGGCCTGGGGGCGGCCGGTGTGGCCGTGGTGACCCTGGCCGACGCCTCGGCCGGCCCCGGGGTCGCCCGGTGGGCCTACGCGGTGCCGTTCGTCGGGATGCTGGCGCTGGTGGCGGCCACGTTCCTCGAGGGCCGCTCCCCTGCGCGGGTCGCGCCCTCGGTGTCGCTGACCGTCCACTGCGCCACCAGCACCGTCGTCTTCACGGCGCTCGCCGTGGGTACGGGAGCCGCGCGGCCGCCCGCCGAGGCGTCGTTCTGGGTCGCGATCGGCTGGCTGGTCGCGCTGTCCACCTTCGGCGGGTACGGGCTGTACTGGCTGATCCTGAGGCGCTCCGGAGTCACCGCGGTCAATACGCTCATGTTTCTCATGGCCCCGGTCACGGCGGTGTGGGGAGCGCTGATGTTCGATGAACCGTTCGGCCCCCGGACCGCGCTCGGCCTGGCCCTGGGCCTGGCCGCCGTCGTCATCGTGCGGCGCGGTGACCGGTCGTCCGGCGGCGGGCGCGACCGGCCGTGCGGTCCGGTCAGCGTCGGCCGGGGGCGTTCCGGCCCCGCCACAGGACGACGGCCGCCGCCAGCAGGGCCGCGCCGAGGCCGCCCGCCAGCGGGGCGGCCCAGTTGA
- a CDS encoding translation initiation factor IF-3: MSAEPRINDRIRVPEVRLVGPSGEQVGIVPLAKALELAQEYDLDLVEVAATARPPVCKLMDYGKFKYESAMKAREARKNQAHTVIKEMKLRPKIDPHDYDTKKGHVVRFLKQGDKVKITIMFRGREQSRPELGFRLLQRLASDVEDLGFIESNPKQDGRNMIMVLGPHKKKTEAMAEAREAQAARKAGRQGSTDAASQGDSADAPAAAAEAPADTPSEA, encoded by the coding sequence ATCAGCGCCGAGCCCCGCATCAACGACCGGATTCGCGTTCCCGAGGTCCGACTTGTCGGTCCCAGCGGCGAGCAGGTCGGGATTGTTCCGCTTGCCAAGGCCCTGGAACTCGCACAGGAGTACGACCTCGACCTGGTCGAGGTGGCGGCGACAGCCCGTCCGCCCGTGTGCAAGCTCATGGACTACGGGAAGTTCAAGTACGAGTCGGCCATGAAGGCCCGTGAGGCGCGCAAGAACCAGGCGCACACGGTCATCAAGGAGATGAAGCTCCGGCCGAAGATCGACCCGCACGACTATGACACCAAGAAGGGTCACGTCGTCCGGTTCCTCAAGCAGGGCGACAAGGTCAAGATCACGATCATGTTCCGTGGTCGTGAGCAGTCCCGCCCCGAGCTGGGCTTCCGACTGCTCCAGCGTCTCGCTTCGGACGTGGAGGACCTGGGCTTCATCGAGTCCAACCCGAAGCAGGACGGCCGGAACATGATCATGGTTCTGGGCCCGCACAAGAAGAAGACCGAAGCCATGGCCGAGGCCCGCGAGGCCCAGGCCGCCCGCAAGGCGGGGCGTCAGGGCTCGACCGACGCCGCGTCCCAGGGTGACTCCGCCGATGCCCCGGCAGCGGCGGCCGAGGCTCCGGCCGACACACCTTCCGAGGCGTGA
- a CDS encoding RNA methyltransferase, with protein sequence MGTPELISPRSPRVAAARRLARRNFRGKERRFIAEGPQAVREAAAHRGGDGEPTLIELFATPEAAERYADIIGAAHTAGARVHLAGADVLADVSQTVTPQGLIGVCRFLDSPFPEILAAKPTLVAVLANVRDPGNAGTVLRCADAAGADAVVLTDASVDLYNPKSVRASVGSIFHLPVAVGVPVEQAVQGLRDAGVRILAADGAGADDLDDELDAGTMGGPTAWVFGNEAWGLPEETRALADAVVRVPIHGKAESLNLATAAAVCLYASARAQRPRRAPDA encoded by the coding sequence ATGGGCACCCCCGAACTGATCTCCCCGCGCTCCCCGCGCGTCGCCGCCGCCCGTCGGCTGGCCCGCCGCAACTTCCGCGGCAAGGAGCGCAGGTTCATCGCCGAGGGGCCCCAGGCCGTGCGCGAGGCCGCCGCCCACCGGGGCGGTGACGGCGAGCCCACCCTCATCGAGCTGTTCGCCACCCCCGAGGCCGCCGAGCGGTACGCCGACATCATCGGCGCCGCCCACACGGCGGGCGCCCGGGTCCACCTGGCCGGTGCCGACGTCCTCGCCGACGTCTCGCAGACCGTCACCCCGCAGGGCCTGATCGGCGTCTGCCGCTTCCTGGACTCCCCCTTCCCGGAGATCCTGGCCGCGAAGCCGACCCTGGTGGCGGTTCTGGCCAACGTCCGCGACCCCGGGAACGCCGGTACGGTACTGCGCTGCGCGGACGCGGCCGGTGCCGACGCCGTGGTGCTGACCGATGCCTCGGTGGACCTCTACAACCCCAAGTCCGTACGGGCGTCGGTCGGTTCGATCTTCCACCTGCCCGTCGCCGTCGGCGTCCCCGTCGAGCAGGCCGTGCAGGGGCTCCGGGACGCCGGGGTGCGCATCCTCGCCGCCGACGGGGCCGGTGCCGACGACCTGGACGACGAGCTGGACGCGGGCACCATGGGGGGGCCCACCGCCTGGGTCTTCGGCAACGAGGCGTGGGGGCTCCCCGAGGAGACCCGCGCGCTCGCCGACGCCGTCGTCCGCGTCCCGATCCACGGCAAGGCGGAGAGCCTCAACCTCGCCACCGCCGCCGCCGTCTGCCTCTACGCGTCCGCCCGCGCACAACGCCCGCGCCGCGCCCCCGACGCGTAG
- a CDS encoding 50S ribosomal protein L35, whose amino-acid sequence MPKNKTHSGASKRFKITGSGKVLRERAGKRHLLEHKSSKKTRSLTGTVVVAPADAKKIKKLLGK is encoded by the coding sequence ATGCCGAAGAACAAGACGCACAGCGGTGCCAGCAAGCGCTTCAAGATCACCGGCTCCGGCAAGGTGCTCCGCGAGAGGGCCGGCAAGCGCCACCTGCTCGAGCACAAGTCGTCCAAGAAGACCCGCTCGCTGACCGGCACGGTCGTCGTGGCTCCGGCCGACGCCAAGAAGATCAAGAAGCTTCTCGGCAAGTGA
- a CDS encoding TetR family transcriptional regulator, with the protein MGSTEKTRRITMTPAARRALAAAERLFYERGIHAVGVDLIAAEAGVTKKTLYDRFGSKEQIVVEYLAHRDERWRAFLAERLDAAGPGPAERVLAVFDASRAWSSENGPKGCSMVNAHAEISDPAHPAHAIITGQKQWMLALFTRLAEEAAPDGADRLARTLMLLHEGALVAHGLNVFPDPFARAREEARALLAAAGRGAAPGRRA; encoded by the coding sequence ATGGGCAGTACGGAGAAGACGCGACGGATCACGATGACGCCTGCCGCGCGACGCGCTCTGGCGGCGGCCGAGAGGCTGTTCTACGAGCGCGGCATCCACGCGGTCGGGGTGGATCTGATCGCCGCCGAGGCCGGGGTCACCAAGAAGACCCTCTACGACCGGTTCGGCTCCAAGGAGCAGATCGTCGTGGAGTACCTCGCCCACCGCGACGAGCGCTGGCGGGCCTTTCTCGCCGAGCGCCTCGACGCCGCCGGGCCGGGTCCGGCGGAGCGCGTCCTGGCCGTCTTCGACGCCTCGCGGGCGTGGTCGTCGGAGAACGGCCCCAAGGGGTGCAGCATGGTCAACGCCCACGCCGAGATCAGCGACCCGGCCCACCCGGCCCACGCGATCATCACCGGACAGAAGCAGTGGATGCTGGCCCTGTTCACCCGGCTCGCCGAGGAGGCCGCGCCCGACGGCGCCGACCGCCTGGCCCGGACGCTCATGCTGCTCCACGAGGGCGCGCTGGTCGCCCACGGTCTGAACGTCTTCCCCGATCCCTTCGCACGCGCCCGCGAAGAGGCGCGCGCCCTTCTCGCCGCGGCCGGGCGAGGGGCCGCGCCGGGGCGTCGCGCCTGA
- a CDS encoding 50S ribosomal protein L20, which yields MARVKRAVNAHKKRRAILEAAKGYRGQRSRLYRKAKEQVTHSLVYNYNDRKKRKGDFRQLWIQRINAAARQNGMTYNRLIQGLKAANIEVDRKILAELAVNDANAFAALVEVAQKALPSDVNAPKAA from the coding sequence GTGGCACGCGTCAAGCGGGCAGTCAACGCCCACAAGAAGCGCCGGGCAATCCTCGAGGCGGCCAAGGGCTACCGCGGGCAGCGCTCGCGCCTGTACCGCAAGGCCAAGGAGCAGGTCACCCACTCCCTGGTCTACAACTACAACGACCGCAAGAAGCGCAAGGGCGACTTCCGTCAGCTGTGGATCCAGCGCATCAACGCCGCTGCCCGCCAGAACGGCATGACGTACAACCGCCTCATCCAGGGTCTGAAGGCCGCCAACATCGAGGTGGACCGCAAGATCCTGGCCGAGCTCGCGGTCAACGACGCCAACGCGTTCGCCGCTCTCGTCGAGGTCGCTCAGAAGGCCCTCCCGAGCGACGTCAACGCCCCGAAGGCCGCCTGA
- a CDS encoding type VII secretion-associated serine protease mycosin, with protein MTRRRPHRALAAVCAAAVLALTPAAPAHADAIRDQQWALAALHTDRAWQTTKGAGITVAVLDTGVDGSHPDLAGQVLPGKDLVGFGATKGDPSWALHGTAMAGIIAGRGNGPGRTDGILGIAPEVKILPVRVILESKDPARAEARKTRGTALAKGIRWAADNGADVINLSLGDDSESAHPDPGEDSAIQYALSKGVSVVASAGNGGEKGDRISYPAAYPGVIAVAAVDEYGTHASFSTRRWYATVSAPGVDIVVANPDGHYYIEWGTSAAAAFVSGAVALVRAAHPGLDPAQIKKLLADTARDAPAEGRDDARGYGIVDPAEAIEAGSRLRPGELSAQAATAGHRKKYFGPGPTPPPAEDDAVNWAAPLAGGLGAALLAAAVVLWRGRNAPGRR; from the coding sequence ATGACCCGACGACGACCCCACCGCGCGCTCGCCGCGGTCTGCGCCGCCGCCGTCCTCGCGCTCACCCCCGCCGCCCCCGCCCACGCGGACGCCATCCGCGACCAGCAGTGGGCCCTGGCCGCGCTGCACACCGACCGGGCCTGGCAGACCACGAAGGGCGCGGGCATCACCGTCGCCGTCCTGGACACCGGGGTCGACGGCTCCCACCCCGACCTCGCGGGCCAGGTGCTCCCCGGCAAGGACCTCGTCGGCTTCGGCGCCACGAAGGGCGACCCCTCCTGGGCCCTGCACGGCACCGCGATGGCCGGGATCATCGCGGGACGCGGCAACGGCCCGGGGCGCACCGACGGCATCCTCGGCATCGCGCCCGAGGTCAAGATCCTTCCCGTGCGGGTGATCCTGGAGTCCAAGGACCCCGCCCGCGCCGAGGCCCGCAAGACCCGGGGCACCGCGCTGGCCAAGGGCATCCGCTGGGCCGCCGACAACGGCGCCGACGTCATCAATCTCTCGCTGGGCGACGACAGCGAGTCCGCCCACCCGGACCCGGGCGAGGACTCCGCCATCCAGTACGCCCTGTCCAAGGGCGTCTCCGTGGTCGCGTCGGCGGGCAACGGCGGCGAGAAGGGGGACCGGATCTCCTACCCGGCCGCCTACCCCGGTGTGATCGCCGTCGCCGCCGTCGACGAGTACGGCACCCACGCCTCCTTCTCCACCCGCCGCTGGTACGCCACCGTCAGCGCCCCCGGCGTCGACATCGTGGTCGCCAACCCGGACGGCCACTACTACATCGAGTGGGGCACCTCGGCCGCCGCCGCCTTCGTCTCCGGAGCCGTCGCCCTGGTCCGCGCGGCCCACCCCGGCCTCGACCCCGCACAGATCAAGAAGCTCCTCGCGGACACCGCCCGCGACGCCCCCGCCGAGGGCCGCGACGACGCCCGGGGGTACGGCATCGTCGACCCGGCGGAGGCCATCGAGGCGGGCTCCCGGCTGCGCCCCGGCGAGCTGAGCGCCCAGGCGGCCACGGCGGGCCACCGCAAGAAGTACTTCGGCCCGGGCCCCACCCCGCCGCCCGCCGAGGACGATGCGGTCAACTGGGCCGCCCCGCTGGCGGGCGGCCTCGGCGCGGCCCTGCTGGCGGCGGCCGTCGTCCTGTGGCGGGGCCGGAACGCCCCCGGCCGACGCTGA
- a CDS encoding DUF1844 domain-containing protein, with protein MSDATPSSENPGFDDMARDIAEVPAVEVIVTVAVNLMSAAAVKLGLTEEGEAHKDLDEARKLVHALAGLLDASTTEISTFHASPLRDGLKSLQLAFREASLVPDEPGQGPGEKYTGPVYG; from the coding sequence ATGAGCGACGCGACCCCCAGCAGTGAGAACCCCGGCTTCGACGACATGGCCCGCGACATCGCGGAGGTCCCCGCCGTCGAGGTCATCGTGACGGTCGCCGTCAACCTGATGAGCGCCGCCGCGGTGAAGCTCGGCCTGACCGAGGAGGGCGAGGCCCACAAGGACCTCGACGAGGCCCGCAAGCTGGTCCACGCCCTGGCCGGACTGCTGGACGCGAGCACCACGGAGATCAGCACCTTCCACGCCTCCCCGCTGCGCGACGGCCTGAAGTCCCTCCAGCTCGCCTTCCGCGAGGCGTCGCTGGTACCGGACGAGCCCGGCCAGGGCCCCGGCGAGAAGTACACGGGTCCGGTCTACGGCTAG